The following are encoded together in the Armatimonadota bacterium genome:
- a CDS encoding alpha-galactosidase, protein MDPRCDEMNVVQSWAAALCGRTAEETQVRAIDPSPPVFFKCGDETSAEILARAAFSCESKDAGDLTVHNLRWLDEQTGLEFALELIEFRDFPALEWVLHITNTGSGDSPLLEDVQALDLHWACQGMPLLWRSRGTSLRLDDFQITAEEVGNIHVPHFHTRMVSGQEGRSSVEWLPFMNLDTGADGLMIAIGWTGQWAAEITRHSPESVHLRAGMEITRLRLKPGERIRTPRIALLYWRDRPDRGHNLLRGFMLAHHCPRCEGELIQAPACHGSWGGSPTDEHIKLIQFIEDQGLEYDYYWVDAGWYGMGTDPCPNVFEGDWGSAAGDWRVNPYRHPHGLRPISDAAHAAGMKFLLWVEIERALHGAPITLEHPEWFLSLPGKEREKGENVLLDLGNPDARRWAVETVSSLIETAGIDCYRQDFNMSALPYWRGNDEPDRQGIHEIRHIEGLYAFWDELRERHPHLLIDNCASGGRRIDLETLGRSIPLWRNDYNCFPNANSETVQVHGTGLSCWVPLHATSPPNSRPGDTYHFRGALAPGLVFTLGEFGLQTVGDDYPWEWHRKMLADYHRLRPFWYGEYYLLTSCSTMPDAWIVYQLHRPDLDEGAVVAFRREGSPLACGDFALQGLNPDKRYTLEDLDSGENWALDGRELGEKGLRLRLERRSSRLIVYKGQT, encoded by the coding sequence ATGGACCCGCGTTGCGATGAGATGAATGTCGTGCAGTCGTGGGCGGCGGCGTTGTGCGGAAGAACGGCGGAAGAAACCCAGGTACGCGCGATAGACCCCAGCCCCCCTGTCTTCTTCAAGTGCGGGGATGAGACTTCCGCGGAGATCCTGGCGCGGGCCGCGTTTTCCTGCGAGTCCAAGGACGCGGGTGACCTCACGGTCCACAACCTGCGCTGGCTGGACGAGCAGACCGGTCTTGAGTTTGCTCTCGAACTCATCGAGTTCCGGGACTTCCCTGCGCTGGAGTGGGTCCTGCACATCACGAACACCGGCTCAGGAGACAGCCCCCTCCTGGAGGACGTGCAGGCGCTGGACCTCCACTGGGCCTGTCAGGGGATGCCGTTGCTGTGGCGGTCGCGCGGGACGTCGCTGCGCCTGGATGATTTCCAGATCACTGCGGAGGAAGTTGGGAACATTCACGTGCCACACTTCCACACCCGCATGGTCTCAGGGCAGGAGGGGCGCTCTTCGGTGGAGTGGTTGCCCTTTATGAACCTGGACACCGGCGCGGACGGGCTGATGATCGCTATCGGCTGGACCGGGCAGTGGGCTGCGGAGATCACCCGCCACTCACCAGAGAGCGTGCACCTGCGCGCGGGTATGGAGATCACGCGCCTGCGCCTGAAGCCTGGGGAACGTATCCGCACTCCGCGCATCGCCCTTCTCTACTGGCGCGACCGACCCGACCGCGGCCATAATCTGCTGCGGGGGTTCATGCTCGCCCACCACTGCCCGCGCTGCGAGGGCGAGTTGATCCAGGCGCCTGCCTGCCACGGGAGTTGGGGCGGTTCCCCAACCGACGAGCACATCAAGCTGATCCAGTTCATCGAGGACCAGGGGCTGGAGTACGACTATTACTGGGTGGATGCGGGTTGGTACGGAATGGGCACTGACCCGTGCCCGAACGTATTCGAAGGCGACTGGGGTTCGGCCGCCGGAGACTGGCGTGTGAACCCCTATCGGCATCCCCACGGGCTGCGACCCATCAGTGATGCTGCCCACGCAGCCGGCATGAAATTCCTCCTGTGGGTGGAGATCGAGCGCGCCTTGCACGGTGCGCCGATCACCCTTGAGCACCCGGAATGGTTCCTGTCGCTGCCCGGCAAGGAGCGCGAGAAGGGCGAGAACGTGCTTCTCGATCTAGGCAACCCGGATGCGCGCAGGTGGGCGGTGGAAACAGTGAGCAGCCTGATCGAGACCGCCGGCATCGACTGCTATCGGCAGGATTTCAACATGAGCGCATTGCCGTACTGGCGCGGAAACGATGAGCCCGACCGGCAGGGCATTCACGAGATCCGGCATATCGAGGGGCTTTACGCTTTCTGGGATGAACTGCGAGAGCGACACCCACACCTGCTCATCGACAATTGCGCCAGCGGCGGCAGGCGCATCGACCTGGAAACGCTGGGTCGAAGCATCCCCCTGTGGCGCAATGATTACAACTGCTTTCCCAACGCCAACTCCGAGACGGTGCAGGTGCACGGCACGGGCCTGAGCTGCTGGGTGCCCCTGCACGCCACCAGCCCACCCAACTCCCGCCCCGGGGACACTTACCACTTCCGCGGCGCCTTGGCTCCCGGTCTCGTGTTCACGCTGGGAGAGTTCGGTCTACAGACCGTGGGTGACGACTATCCGTGGGAATGGCACCGGAAGATGCTGGCCGATTACCACCGCCTGAGGCCGTTCTGGTATGGCGAGTACTATCTGCTGACTTCGTGCTCGACAATGCCCGATGCATGGATTGTGTACCAGTTGCACCGGCCGGACCTGGACGAGGGGGCGGTGGTGGCCTTCAGGCGCGAAGGCAGCCCGTTGGCCTGCGGGGATTTCGCGCTGCAGGGACTCAACCCCGACAAGCGGTATACGCTGGAGGACCTGGATTCCGGCGAGAACTGGGCGCTCGATGGCAGGGAGCTTGGAGAGAAGGGGCTGCGTTTGCGGTTGGAACGGCGCTCGAGCCGGCTAATCGTGTACAAGGGACAGACTTGA